The Nitrosospira lacus genome window below encodes:
- the grpE gene encoding nucleotide exchange factor GrpE, producing the protein MADTQQPNPDQPELTVTTGQASAGEVNENTTAEPAVETMPGLEQLLKKAELDAQEHHDAWLRAKADAENIRKRAQVDVTNAHKYAIENFSTELLPVMDSLEAALAVENATVENFKSGMELTLKQLTTVFERFNIKLINPAGEKFDPHLHQAMCMVDSSLAPNTVVQVMQKGYILNDRVIRPALVSVSKAK; encoded by the coding sequence ATGGCAGATACACAACAGCCCAATCCAGATCAGCCCGAATTGACTGTAACCACGGGCCAGGCGAGCGCGGGGGAGGTTAATGAAAACACAACAGCGGAACCGGCGGTGGAAACCATGCCGGGGCTGGAACAATTACTGAAGAAAGCCGAGCTTGACGCGCAGGAACATCATGATGCTTGGCTGCGTGCCAAGGCGGATGCCGAGAATATACGGAAACGCGCCCAGGTCGACGTTACCAATGCTCACAAATACGCCATTGAAAATTTTTCCACTGAACTGCTGCCGGTAATGGATAGCCTGGAGGCGGCGCTTGCAGTGGAAAATGCAACGGTTGAGAATTTCAAAAGCGGCATGGAATTGACGCTCAAGCAACTCACCACCGTTTTCGAAAGATTTAATATCAAGCTGATCAATCCGGCGGGAGAGAAATTTGATCCGCATTTGCATCAGGCCATGTGTATGGTGGATTCCAGCCTTGCTCCCAATACCGTCGTGCAAGTGATGCAAAAAGGCTACATTTTGAATGACCGGGTAATCCGGCCGGCGCTGGTATCGGTTTCGAAGGCCAAATAG
- the dnaK gene encoding molecular chaperone DnaK, producing the protein MAKIIGIDLGTTNSCVAVMENGKPKVIENSEGARTTPSIVAYTEDGEILVGASAKRQAVTNPKNTLFAVKRLIGRRFNEDMVQRDIKMVPYSIIKADNNDAWVEVRGKKVAPPEISAQVLKKMKKTAEDYLGETVSEAVITVPAYFNDSQRQATKDAGRIAGLEVKRIINEPTAAALAFGMDKKEGDRKVAVYDLGGGTFDISIIEIAEVEGEHQFEVLATNGDTFLGGEDFDSRIIEYLVDEFKKESGIDLKKDMLALQRLKDSAEKAKIELSSSQQTEVNLPYITADASGPKHLAVRITRAKLESLVEELIERTVEPCRIAIKDAGVKVSDIEDIILVGGQTRMPKVQDKVREIFGKEPRKDVNPDEAVAVGAAIQGGVLQGEVKDVLLLDVTPLSLGIETLGGVMTKLIQKNTTIPTKAQQVFSTADENQTAVTIHVLQGERELASGNKSLGQFNLSDIPPAPRGMPQIEVTFDIDSNGILHVSAKDKATGKENKIKIQASSGLSDDEVQRMVKDAEAHAAEDHKVLELVTARNQCDAMIHSVKKTLKEHGDKLDGEEKSKIEDALKDAEEALKSDSKDAIEAKTQALAEVSHKLAEKMYSQEQAQQAQPGAESASHGGGEKPVEGEVVDAEFEEVKNKK; encoded by the coding sequence ATGGCAAAAATTATCGGCATTGATCTCGGCACCACCAATTCATGTGTGGCTGTCATGGAGAATGGCAAGCCCAAGGTGATAGAGAACTCGGAAGGTGCGCGTACTACGCCTTCAATTGTTGCCTATACGGAGGACGGCGAGATTCTGGTGGGTGCTTCCGCCAAGCGTCAGGCGGTCACCAATCCAAAAAATACATTATTTGCAGTCAAGCGGCTGATCGGGCGCCGTTTTAACGAGGACATGGTGCAGCGAGACATCAAGATGGTGCCCTACAGCATCATCAAGGCCGACAACAATGACGCTTGGGTGGAAGTGCGCGGCAAGAAGGTCGCGCCGCCGGAAATTTCCGCGCAAGTGCTGAAGAAAATGAAAAAGACCGCCGAGGATTATCTGGGTGAGACGGTAAGCGAAGCGGTCATTACCGTTCCCGCCTATTTCAACGACTCGCAGCGCCAAGCGACCAAGGACGCCGGGCGCATCGCCGGACTCGAGGTCAAGCGCATCATCAATGAGCCAACCGCGGCCGCACTGGCTTTCGGGATGGATAAAAAAGAAGGTGATCGCAAGGTGGCGGTATATGACCTGGGTGGCGGCACGTTCGATATTTCCATTATCGAGATCGCGGAAGTGGAGGGCGAGCACCAGTTCGAGGTGCTGGCCACCAATGGTGATACCTTCCTCGGCGGCGAGGATTTCGACTCGCGTATCATCGAATACCTTGTGGATGAGTTCAAGAAGGAAAGCGGCATAGACCTGAAAAAAGATATGCTCGCCCTGCAGCGCCTGAAAGATTCGGCAGAGAAGGCAAAAATTGAGCTTTCGTCCAGCCAGCAGACCGAGGTCAACTTGCCCTATATCACGGCGGATGCGTCCGGTCCCAAACACCTGGCGGTGAGAATCACCCGGGCCAAGCTGGAAAGCCTGGTGGAAGAATTGATCGAGCGCACCGTAGAGCCTTGCCGCATCGCCATCAAGGATGCCGGCGTGAAGGTTTCCGACATCGAGGACATTATCTTGGTGGGCGGACAAACCCGCATGCCCAAGGTGCAGGATAAAGTCAGGGAAATTTTCGGCAAGGAACCGCGCAAGGATGTGAATCCGGATGAAGCGGTTGCTGTGGGCGCAGCCATTCAGGGTGGCGTGCTGCAGGGCGAGGTGAAGGACGTGCTGCTGCTGGACGTTACGCCATTATCGTTGGGGATTGAAACCCTCGGTGGCGTAATGACCAAGCTGATTCAGAAAAATACCACTATTCCGACCAAGGCGCAGCAGGTGTTTTCCACCGCCGACGAAAATCAGACTGCGGTGACCATCCATGTGCTACAGGGTGAGCGTGAACTGGCGTCCGGAAATAAGAGTCTGGGACAATTCAATTTGAGCGACATTCCTCCCGCACCGCGCGGTATGCCGCAAATCGAGGTGACTTTTGATATTGACTCGAATGGCATACTCCATGTATCGGCCAAGGACAAGGCCACCGGCAAGGAAAACAAGATCAAGATCCAGGCAAGCTCCGGTCTGTCGGATGACGAGGTACAGCGCATGGTCAAGGATGCCGAAGCGCACGCCGCGGAGGATCACAAGGTGCTCGAACTCGTTACCGCCCGCAACCAGTGTGACGCGATGATCCATTCGGTGAAAAAGACATTGAAAGAACATGGCGACAAACTGGATGGCGAGGAGAAATCCAAAATAGAAGATGCGCTGAAAGATGCGGAAGAGGCATTAAAATCCGACAGCAAGGATGCCATTGAGGCCAAGACCCAGGCGCTGGCCGAGGTCTCGCATAAACTTGCGGAGAAGATGTATTCCCAAGAGCAGGCCCAGCAAGCCCAGCCTGGAGCGGAATCCGCGTCCCATGGCGGCGGCGAGAAGCCCGTGGAAGGCGAAGTGGTGGATGCCGAATTTGAGGAAGTGAAAAACAAGAAATAA
- the dnaJ gene encoding molecular chaperone DnaJ, with protein MSKRDYYEVLGLNRDSGEDEIKKAYRKLAMKYHPDRNPDSPKSEEHFKEAKEAYEILSDPHKRAAYDQHGHAGVDPSMAGGGAQGFADAFGDIFGDIFGGRGGHANVYRGADLRYNLEVSLEQAARGTETKIRIPTMEICGSCHGNGAKPGTSPTTCPTCNGHGQVRMQQGFFSIQQTCPKCHGSGKFISSPCATCNGAGRVKQHKTLSVKIPAGVDEGDRIRLSGEGEAGVNNGPAGDLYVVIHLLQHSVFQRDHNDLHCEMPISFTTAALGGEIEIPTLDGHAKIKVPAETQSGKIFRLRGKGIKGVRSNTQGDLLCHVVVETPVKLTARQKELLQELESLNQEDDSRHSPRAKSWMDKVREFFAE; from the coding sequence ATGAGCAAACGCGACTACTATGAAGTGCTGGGCCTTAACCGTGACTCCGGCGAAGATGAGATAAAGAAAGCTTATCGCAAGCTGGCGATGAAGTATCATCCGGACCGTAATCCGGATAGTCCAAAGTCGGAGGAACACTTCAAGGAGGCCAAAGAAGCTTACGAAATCCTTTCCGATCCCCATAAGCGTGCGGCATATGACCAGCATGGTCATGCCGGCGTAGATCCGAGCATGGCGGGTGGCGGGGCTCAAGGATTTGCCGATGCATTCGGCGATATCTTCGGCGATATCTTCGGCGGTCGCGGCGGGCATGCCAACGTCTATCGCGGTGCCGATCTGCGCTACAACCTGGAAGTCTCGCTTGAACAGGCGGCGCGCGGAACAGAAACCAAAATCCGCATTCCCACCATGGAAATTTGTGGAAGCTGCCATGGCAACGGTGCCAAGCCTGGCACTTCTCCCACCACATGCCCAACCTGTAATGGGCATGGTCAGGTAAGAATGCAACAGGGGTTTTTCTCGATCCAGCAAACATGCCCCAAATGCCATGGCAGCGGCAAATTTATTTCCAGCCCTTGCGCTACATGCAACGGCGCAGGACGCGTTAAGCAACACAAAACATTGTCGGTAAAAATCCCGGCCGGGGTGGATGAAGGCGACCGCATACGTCTATCCGGGGAAGGCGAAGCAGGGGTCAACAATGGTCCGGCAGGAGATTTGTATGTGGTTATTCATCTATTGCAGCATTCCGTTTTTCAGCGCGACCATAACGACTTGCATTGCGAAATGCCGATAAGCTTTACCACAGCTGCACTGGGTGGAGAAATTGAAATTCCTACCCTCGATGGGCATGCCAAAATCAAGGTGCCAGCAGAAACCCAAAGCGGGAAAATTTTCCGTCTGCGTGGCAAAGGGATCAAAGGCGTGCGCAGCAATACCCAAGGGGATTTATTGTGTCACGTGGTGGTGGAGACGCCGGTCAAGCTTACCGCCCGTCAAAAGGAACTGTTGCAGGAACTGGAATCGCTTAACCAGGAAGATGACTCCCGTCACAGTCCCCGTGCCAAGTCCTGGATGGACAAGGTGCGCGAGTTCTTTGCGGAATAA
- a CDS encoding NUDIX domain-containing protein, with the protein MSNPPLDLTETPVNSRKVFDGNLLHVYQDQARLPDGKVKVREYIIHPGAVVIIPLLDNGELVLERQHRYPLHRDFFELPAGKIDPGEDPLLCAQRELLEETGYTAASWRYLATLHPCIGYSNEKLVYYLAKGLNFQGASLDDGEHLEVFTLTLPMALEWIKTGKITDNKSVSGLFWAEKVLRGEW; encoded by the coding sequence ATGTCCAACCCGCCCCTGGATCTCACTGAAACGCCGGTCAACAGCCGGAAGGTGTTCGATGGCAACCTTTTGCACGTATATCAGGACCAAGCTCGCCTGCCTGACGGCAAGGTGAAAGTACGCGAATACATCATCCATCCCGGCGCGGTAGTAATCATTCCACTGCTCGACAATGGTGAGCTGGTGCTGGAACGTCAGCACCGCTATCCGTTGCATAGGGATTTTTTCGAACTGCCTGCTGGAAAAATTGATCCCGGCGAGGATCCACTGTTATGTGCGCAACGCGAGTTGCTGGAAGAAACGGGCTATACGGCGGCAAGCTGGCGGTATCTCGCCACCTTGCATCCGTGTATTGGCTATTCCAACGAGAAGCTGGTTTATTATCTTGCGAAGGGACTCAACTTCCAAGGTGCAAGCCTTGACGATGGCGAGCATCTGGAAGTGTTTACCCTGACGTTGCCAATGGCATTGGAATGGATTAAAACGGGGAAAATCACGGACAACAAAAGCGTTTCTGGTCTATTCTGGGCAGAGAAAGTATTGCGTGGCGAGTGGTAG